A region from the Chlorocebus sabaeus isolate Y175 chromosome 27, mChlSab1.0.hap1, whole genome shotgun sequence genome encodes:
- the RGS12 gene encoding regulator of G-protein signaling 12 isoform X6 — translation MFKEQQLQIFNLMKFDSYTRFLKSPLYQECILAEVEGRALPDSQQVPSSPASKHSLGSDQSSVSTPKKLSGKSKSGRSLNEEMGDEDSEKKRKGAFFSWSRTRSTGRSQKKREHGDHADDPLHANGGLCRRESQGSVSSAGSLDLSEACRTLAPEKDKATKHCCIHLPDGTSCVVAVKAGFSIKDILSGLCERHGINGAAADLFLVGGDKPLVLHQDSSILESRDLRLEKRTLFRLDLVPINRSVGLKAKPTKPVTEVLRPVVAKYGLDLSGLLVRLSGEKEPLDLGAPISSLDGQRVVLEEKDPSRGKASTDKQKGVPVKQNIAVNSSSRNHSATGEERTLGKSNSIKIKGENGKNARDPRLSKREESIAKIGKKKYQKINLDEAEEFFELISKAQSNRADDQRGLLRKEDLVLPEFLRLPPGSTELTLPTAAAMAKGFSKRSATGNGRESASQPSEQWEPAQESSDSPSTSPGSVPSPPGPPGMTPSGQKSPSGSFCTPQSPVSLAQEGTTQIWKRQSREVEAGAIQTVEDEHVAELTLMGEGDISSPSSTLLPPPSAPQDVPGPSRPGSGTHGSRGLPVNRIIDVDLVTGLAPGEDGGISGARAGPGRSQAGGGPPTSDLPGLSPVPGEPAKPKASAHHATFV, via the exons ATGTTCAAAGAGCAGCAGCTCCAG ATCTTCAATCTCATGAAGTTTGATAGCTACACTCGCTTTCTGAAGTCCCCACTGTACCAGGAATGCATCTTGGCGGAAGTGGAGGGCCGCGCACTCCCGGACTCCCAGCAGGTCCCCAGCAGCCCGGCTTCCAAGCACAGCCTCGGTTCAGACCAGTCCAGTGTGTCCACGCCAAAAAAG TTAAGTGGAAAATCAAAATCCGGCCGATCCCTGAACGAAGAAATGGGGGATGAGGATAGTGAGAAGAAGCGGAAAGGCGCGTTTTTCTCGTGGTCACGGACCAGGAGCACTGGGAGGTCCCAGAAGAAGAGGGAGCACGGGGACCACGCAGACG ACCCCCTGCATGCCAATGGAGGCCTGTGTCGCCGAGAGTCCCAGGGCTCTGTGTCCTCTGCGGGGAGCCTGGACCTG TCAGAGGCCTGCAGGACTTTGGCACCCGAAAAGGACAAGGCCACCAAGCACTGCTGCATTCATCTCCCGGATGGGACATCCTGCGTGGTGGCTGTCAAGGCGGGCTTCTCCATCAAAGACATCCTGTCTGGACTTTGTGAGCGGCATGGCATCAACGGGGCAGCCGCGGACCTCTTCCTGGTGGGCGGGGACAAG CCTCTGGTGCTGCACCAAGATAGCAGCATCCTGGAGTCAAGGGACCTGCGCCTAGAAAAGCGCACCTTGTTTCG GCTGGATCTTGTTCCGATTAACCGGTCAGTGGGACTCAAGGCCAAGCCCACCAAGCCTGTCACGGAGGTGCTGCGTCCCGTCGTGGCCAAGTATGGCCTGGACCTCAGTGGCCTGCTGGTGAGGCTG AGTGGAGAGAAGGAGCCCCTGGACCTTGGAGCCCCTATATCGAGTCTGGATGGACAGCGGGTTGTCTTGGAGGAGAAGGATCCTTCCAGAGGAAAGG CATCCACAGATAAACAGAAAGGTGTGCCAGTCAAACAGAACATAGCTGTAAATTCCAGCTCCAGAAACCACTCGGCTACG GGAGAGGAAAGAACACTAGGCAAGTCtaattctattaaaataaaaggagaaaatggaaaaaatgctAGGGATCCCCGGCTTTCAAAGAGAGAAGAATCTATTGCaaagattgggaaaaaaaaatatcagaaaattaaTTTGGACGAAGCAGAGG AGTTTTTTGAGCTTATTTCCAAAGCTCAGAGCAACAGAGCAGATGACCAACGTGGGCTGCTAAGGAAGGAAGACCTGGTGTTGCCAGAGTTCCTCCGTTTACCTCCTGGTTCCACAGAACTCACCCTCCCCACTGCAGCTGCCATGGCCAAGGGCTTTAGCAAGAGAAGCGCCACAGGCAACGGCCGGGAGAGTGCCTCCCAGCCCAGCGAGCAGTGGGAGCCAGCCCAGGAGAGCAGCGACAGCCCATCCACCAGCCCGGGCTCAGTCCCCAGCCCCCCTGGGCCTCCCGGGATGACCCCCTCCGGGCAGAAGTCTCCCAGCGGGTCCTTCTGCACTCCCCAGTCTCCCGTCTCCCTCGCGCAGGAGGGCACCACGCAGATCTGGAAGAGGCAGTCTCGGGAAGTGGAGGCCGGGGCCATCCAGACGGTGGAGGATGAGCACGTGGCCGAGCTGACCCTGATGGGGGAGGGGGACATCAGCAGCCCCAGCAGCACCTTGCTGCCGCCACCCTCCGCCCCCCAGGACGTGCCAGGACCTTCCAGACCAG GAAGCGGGACCCACGGCAGCCGAGGCCTCCCGGTCAACAGAATCATCGACGTGGATCTTGTAACTGGCCTGGCGCCCGGGGAGGATGGTGGCATCTCGGGGGCACGGGCTGGCCCTGGGAGGTCGCAGGCCGGTGGTGGGCCTCCTACGTCAGACCTCCCTGGCCTGAGCCCCGTCCCAGGTGAGCCTGCGAAGCCCAAGGCCAGTGCGCACCACGCCACCTTCGTCTGA